CGTTTCCGCCGGCTGCACAGCCTCCGCCCCCTCCGCCGCCGCATTCGCCGGCGCCTCCACCTCCGCCCCGCCCTCGTCCTGCACGTGTACCGCCGCGTCCGACCCGACGGTTCGCACGGACACCCCCGGCGCACATGCGACCGCCAGGGTGGCGAGCCCGCCGGCGAGCCCCGCCCACACCCGGCTCCGGGGGCGATCCGTGACCGCACTGGGGGCCAGGAGCCGGTCCACGCGGCGGGTGAGCGGACCCGATCCGGCCATGCGCGCCATTGCGAGCGCCTGGGGCGGAGCCGCGCTCCAGCTGGCGATCTCGGCGATGCAGCGGGCGAGCTCCAGTCCCCCCACCTGCCGCGCCGCCCAGTCGTCGCACAGGAGCTCGGCGCCCTCCTGGATCTCCCGCCGGGCCAGGCGGAGCAGCGGCTGGAAGAACAGGACGCGCTCGATCACGGCCAGGCAGGTGAACCACCACGGATCCCGCCGGAGCAGGTGGGCCAGCTCGTGCGCGAGGACGCTCCGCTGCTGCTCCCTGTCCAGCCGGCGGAGCGCACGGGCGGGGAGACAGATCTCCCGGGTGCCCATCGCGAAGGGCGTCCGGAGCCGGTCCGTCGTCGTGAGCCGCACGGTGCGCCTGACACCCGATTGCCGGCACAGGTCGCTGAGCATCGCCCGGAGCGACGGGTCCGCGACCGGGGACCGCGACCGCAGCAGCCGCCTCAGGCGGACGCGTGCCCGGACCATCGCGGCGAGCCCCAGCCCCGCCCCCAGCGCCCACGCCGCGAGGAACCACACGGTCCACCGGACCCGGACCCGACCGTCCGCACCCGTGCTGGCCGACGCCGGCTCCCCGTCCAGGTGGACCTGGAGCCGGTATCCGCGCGGGAGCGCGAGCCGCGGGCCGGATCCGTCCGGCACGCCCGCGGCGGCGGGGGAACCGGGCTCCGGCGACAGCGCCACTCCCCGGCTGCCCTCGCCCCCTCCGGACAGGCTCCCCGCCGCAACCGTCGCCGGGGGCCCTGCCCCGGGCGCCCACGCGGCGGCGGTCTGGATCGTGGCGGTCAGGATCCCACCCACCACGGCCACCTTCCACAGCGTGTCGCGGACCGCCCAGGAGCCGACTCCCCGGGAGGTGAGCAGCCAGAGCCCGCCCAGGAGCAGGGTGCTGTGGACCAGGTAGGTGAGCGCCCACCCGAGCAGGAGGGCCGGGATCCCGCCGGCCGCCGCCAGTTGTTCAGCGATCATTATTCCCTCGCCTCGCGCTCCTGGCGCTCGATCAGTGCCTTGACCTGCGCCAGGTCCTGTGGATCCACCCGCCGCGTGCCGAGGAAGTGCGCCAGCATCGCCGCGGCGCTCCCCCCGAACAGGCGGTCCACGACCCCCTCCACCATCGTCTCCCGGACCGCGTCCCGGGACACGATCGGCCGGTAGAAGAACTGGCGGCCCTCCACCCGGTGGTCGATCAGGCCCCGCTTCTCCAGGCGCGAGAGCAGCGTGGCCACGGTCGAGTGCGCAAGGCCGCGCTCGGCCCGGATCGCCTCCTGGACCTCGAGCACGGTGGCCTCGCCGCGCGACCAGAGGACCTCCATCACCTCCAGCTGCAGCTCCGTCAGCTCCGGCGCTTCATCCATTCGCTCCCCCTCAGTCGACCCGGCATTCCGCGGCCCCCCGGACGGACGTCCGCCGCCCGGCAAACAGTGCGCGCAAGTTCCGGGCCGGTTCTACAATCGTAATATTACGGGCGTAGTATTTGCGGAGACCCTCGCCCACGGTCCCGGCCCGTGCTCGCTCCACGTCCACGCCGACCCAGAGGGGAACCATGAGGCTCTTCCAACCCGATCCACGCCGCCCGAGGACGCTCGGTGCCGTCTTCGTCATCACCATCGTGATGGCCACCCTCCTGACCGCCTTCTTCCACACGCAGGTGGTCCGGGGAAAGCAGTACACCGTCCGCTCCGAGTCGAACCGGCTCCGCCCCGTGGTGATCCCCGCGCCGCGCGGCACCATCCACGACCGGAACGGGGAGGTCGTCGCCACCAGCACCACCCGCTACTCCGTGTCCCTCCTCCCCGCCCCGGCCGAGGCCATCCGGCAGACGCTGGTGGACCTGGCCCCCTTCCTGGGGCTCGCCGCCGGTGACGTGGAGGCGCTCATGGACCGGCGCGGCGCTCGCCCCCACGACCTGCTCACCGTAACCGACGACGCCACCTTCCCGCAGGCGGCGGCGCTCGAGGAGCGGCGCGCCGCCTTCGGGGGCGTGATGGTCGTGGAGCGGCCCCGGCGCCACTACCCGGCGGGCGCCGCGATCGGCCACGTCGTCGGCTACGTGGGCGAGATCACCCGGGAGGAGCTGGGGCGCAGTGCGTACCGGGGGGCGGGGTACAGGCAGGGGCGCATGGTCGGGAAGGCGGGGATCGAGAAGCAGTACGAGCTTCACCTCGGCGGGGAGGACGGCGCCCGCTTCGTGGAGGTGGACGCCATGGGGCGGGTGGTGGATCCCCGCGCCTCCGTGGGCGCGCTCGCCCCGGAGCCCGGCGAGGAGCTGAGGCTCACGCTGGACCTGGGACTCCAGGAGTACGTCCACGACATCTTCCCCGACACCATGAAGGGGGCGGTCGTCGCCATGGTCCCTTCCACGGGGGAGATCCTGGCCCTGTACAGCCATCCCACCTTCGACCCCAACGACTTCGTGGACGGGATCCGGCCGTCGCTCTGGAGCGCGCTCCGGGACGACCCTATGAAGCCGCTCCTGGACCGCACCACCATCGCCACCTACCCGCCCGCCTCCACCTTCAAGACGGTGGTCGCGGCCATCGGGGTCCGGCGCGGACTGGTGACGGCGGACACGCGGATGCCCCTCGCGTGCACCGGCGGGATGGCGTATGCCGGCCGGTACGCCCGCTGCTGGAAGCGCTCCGGGCACGGCTCGCTCACCCTGGCGCAGGCCATCGAGAAGTCGTGCAACGTCTACTTCTACCAACTCGGCATCCGGCTGGGCCTCCGGGAGCTCACCGCGCAGGGCACCCGCATGGGCTTCGGCCGGAAGACGGGGATCGACCTCCCCGTCGAGCGGTCCGGGCGCTTTCCCACCGGCCCGGACTGGTACCGGAGGCACTTCGGCTACGTGGCTCCGTCGGAGGTGATGAGCCTCGCCATCGGGCAGGGGCCCAACGACCAGACGGTGCTGCGGATGGCGCACTTCTACTCCGCCATCGCCGGGAACGGCTCCGCGCCCGGGCCGCACCTGGTCGCCACGGGCGGCGGGGAGGAGGACGAGGGGGCGCTCGACCTGGGGCTGACCGCCGGGGAGCTGCGGGAGGTCTGGGCGGGGCTGGAGCTGGTGACGCGCGCCGGGGGGACGGGTGTGGAAGCCTCGCTCGAGCGGTGGCAGATCTACGGGAAGACCGGCACCGCCCAGAACCCTCCCCATCCGGACCACGGCTGGTTCGTGGGCTTTTCGGGGAAGCCCGGCCGCAGCCCGGAGATCGTGGTCGCGGCGATCGTGGAGCACGGGCTCCACGGCGACGACGTCGCCACGCTCGCGGCGAAGGCGATCAACTTCTACCTGGACCGGAAGTACGGGCACCCTTTCGATCCCCGGCCCACGCTGGTGGAGCGCTGGAGCAGCGGGCGAAAGCCCTGGGGCGCGATGGACCGGTATCCCGCCCCGCTGGTCCCCGGGACGGCCGTCTCCCCGCCGACTGACGAGGCGTAGCGGAACCAGGCCGATGTGTAGGGTACCCCTATTGCGTTCTGCGCACACGGGTCCGAGATCTCGCCCGGAAGCCCCGGAGCCAGATCGGGCCACGGACCGAGCCGGAGTCACTGCCATGCGCGTCATCATCACCCTCGCCGTGTCCTTCGCCCTCCTCTCCATGGGGTGCGCGCACTCTCCCCCGCCCGCCGTCCAGGATGCGGCTGCCGGGGAGGTGCCGCGCGAAGGCTATCTGCCGGGGGCGGCCGGGGCGAGGATCTTCTACCGCGTCCTCGGGAACGGACCCGACACGATCGTGGCGGTCCACGGCGGGCCGGGTGCGGGGATGAACGCGATCCTCTCCGAGCTGGAGCCCCTGGCCGAGAACCACACCGTCATCTTCTACGACCAGCGTGGCGGAGGCCGCTCGGAGCTGCCGCAGGACACGTCCCTCCTGGCGATGCGCTACTTCGTGGACGACCTGGAGGCCCTGCGGCGCTTCTTCGGACTCGAGCGGATGAGCATCATCGCCCACTCCTTCGGCCCGGTGCTGGTGGCGCACTACGCCCGGGAGCACCCCGAGCGCATCGAGCGCATGGTCTTTTTCGGGGCATCGGCTCCCGAACGGGCCATGGGAGAGACGATGGCCCGCGCCCGCAGCATCCCGCAGGACAGCGCCCTGCTGGAGCGGCAGCGACGTCTGGTGCCGAAGTTCGAGCGGATCGACACGGTAGCCGATCCGGTGGCGTTCTGCAGGGATCTGGAAGCCATCATCCGGGAGAGCGCGGTCAGGCGGGGCGAGCCGACCCGGTGGACGGGCACCACCTGCGCGATGCCCCCCGAGGCCGTCCGGTACTACTTCCGCTACACGGCCCGGCTCCCGTCCGGCCCCTTCGGCGACTGGGACTTCACGCGGTCGCTGAGGCACGTCCAGGCGCCGCTCCTGGTGATCTACGGGGCTCTCGCCCAGGAAGACCTCGAGGCACAGCGCGCGTGGGCCGCGGCCGTGCCTGACGGGCGGCTGCTCCTGATCCCGGGTGCGGGG
This DNA window, taken from Longimicrobiaceae bacterium, encodes the following:
- a CDS encoding M56 family metallopeptidase → MIAEQLAAAGGIPALLLGWALTYLVHSTLLLGGLWLLTSRGVGSWAVRDTLWKVAVVGGILTATIQTAAAWAPGAGPPATVAAGSLSGGGEGSRGVALSPEPGSPAAAGVPDGSGPRLALPRGYRLQVHLDGEPASASTGADGRVRVRWTVWFLAAWALGAGLGLAAMVRARVRLRRLLRSRSPVADPSLRAMLSDLCRQSGVRRTVRLTTTDRLRTPFAMGTREICLPARALRRLDREQQRSVLAHELAHLLRRDPWWFTCLAVIERVLFFQPLLRLARREIQEGAELLCDDWAARQVGGLELARCIAEIASWSAAPPQALAMARMAGSGPLTRRVDRLLAPSAVTDRPRSRVWAGLAGGLATLAVACAPGVSVRTVGSDAAVHVQDEGGAEVEAPANAAAEGAEAVQPAETLEATVTVEADGTIVYSTGAVDEPRMVVWAHGPFWQSQEQLQGRIRLETQGRIRFSADGTEIVELSKGARFVVEETDTSGVRRLEVFRGEDDGVRYAYSVDGRPEPWRQTREQTRWLGPLTRELLRVSTPEARAAL
- a CDS encoding BlaI/MecI/CopY family transcriptional regulator; this translates as MDEAPELTELQLEVMEVLWSRGEATVLEVQEAIRAERGLAHSTVATLLSRLEKRGLIDHRVEGRQFFYRPIVSRDAVRETMVEGVVDRLFGGSAAAMLAHFLGTRRVDPQDLAQVKALIERQEREARE
- the mrdA gene encoding penicillin-binding protein 2, yielding MRLFQPDPRRPRTLGAVFVITIVMATLLTAFFHTQVVRGKQYTVRSESNRLRPVVIPAPRGTIHDRNGEVVATSTTRYSVSLLPAPAEAIRQTLVDLAPFLGLAAGDVEALMDRRGARPHDLLTVTDDATFPQAAALEERRAAFGGVMVVERPRRHYPAGAAIGHVVGYVGEITREELGRSAYRGAGYRQGRMVGKAGIEKQYELHLGGEDGARFVEVDAMGRVVDPRASVGALAPEPGEELRLTLDLGLQEYVHDIFPDTMKGAVVAMVPSTGEILALYSHPTFDPNDFVDGIRPSLWSALRDDPMKPLLDRTTIATYPPASTFKTVVAAIGVRRGLVTADTRMPLACTGGMAYAGRYARCWKRSGHGSLTLAQAIEKSCNVYFYQLGIRLGLRELTAQGTRMGFGRKTGIDLPVERSGRFPTGPDWYRRHFGYVAPSEVMSLAIGQGPNDQTVLRMAHFYSAIAGNGSAPGPHLVATGGGEEDEGALDLGLTAGELREVWAGLELVTRAGGTGVEASLERWQIYGKTGTAQNPPHPDHGWFVGFSGKPGRSPEIVVAAIVEHGLHGDDVATLAAKAINFYLDRKYGHPFDPRPTLVERWSSGRKPWGAMDRYPAPLVPGTAVSPPTDEA
- a CDS encoding alpha/beta fold hydrolase, whose translation is MRVIITLAVSFALLSMGCAHSPPPAVQDAAAGEVPREGYLPGAAGARIFYRVLGNGPDTIVAVHGGPGAGMNAILSELEPLAENHTVIFYDQRGGGRSELPQDTSLLAMRYFVDDLEALRRFFGLERMSIIAHSFGPVLVAHYAREHPERIERMVFFGASAPERAMGETMARARSIPQDSALLERQRRLVPKFERIDTVADPVAFCRDLEAIIRESAVRRGEPTRWTGTTCAMPPEAVRYYFRYTARLPSGPFGDWDFTRSLRHVQAPLLVIYGALAQEDLEAQRAWAAAVPDGRLLLIPGAGKGSSADRPDIFFPAVESFLAGRWPAGAEPVGPDDPAG